One window of Litorilinea aerophila genomic DNA carries:
- a CDS encoding ABC transporter ATP-binding protein — MTVSSSPSAPILEVRNLCKYFPIHKGLLRRVVGHVRAVDDVSFHIARGETLSLVGESGCGKTTTSRCILRALKPTSGEIRFHTEEGNAVNVAALPKSELRPLRRQMQMIFQDPFSSLNPRMTIFDIISEPLLVNGVRSAAQRRERVEELLEMVHLRPEYMNRYPHAFSGGQRQRIGIARALALNPALIVADEPVSALDVSVQAQILNLLLELQEELGLSYLFVAHDLSVVKHVSDRVAVMYVGKIVEVAGTEALFERPKHPYTEALLSAVPKPDPRLRAQRVILQGEVADPANPPSGCYFHPRCPYAVERCKVESPRLEEVEPGHWVSCHRSQELTLTGIRA, encoded by the coding sequence ATGACTGTCAGTTCATCACCCTCTGCACCCATCCTGGAAGTTCGCAACCTGTGCAAGTACTTTCCCATCCACAAAGGCCTGTTGCGCCGGGTGGTGGGCCATGTCCGCGCCGTGGATGACGTGAGTTTTCACATCGCCCGGGGGGAGACCCTCTCTCTGGTAGGCGAAAGCGGCTGCGGCAAGACCACCACATCCCGCTGCATCCTGCGGGCCCTGAAACCCACCTCCGGCGAGATTCGCTTTCACACGGAAGAGGGCAACGCGGTCAACGTGGCCGCCCTGCCCAAGAGCGAGCTGCGGCCCCTGCGCCGGCAGATGCAGATGATCTTCCAGGATCCCTTTTCGTCCCTCAACCCCCGCATGACCATCTTCGACATCATCAGCGAGCCCCTCCTGGTCAACGGCGTGCGCAGCGCGGCCCAGCGCCGGGAGCGGGTGGAAGAGCTGCTGGAGATGGTGCACCTGCGGCCCGAGTACATGAACCGCTACCCCCACGCCTTCAGCGGCGGCCAGCGCCAGCGCATCGGCATCGCCCGGGCCCTGGCCCTGAATCCAGCCCTCATCGTGGCGGACGAGCCCGTCTCGGCCCTGGACGTGTCGGTGCAGGCCCAGATCCTGAACCTGCTGCTGGAACTGCAGGAGGAGCTGGGGCTCTCCTACCTGTTTGTGGCCCACGATCTGAGCGTGGTCAAACATGTGAGCGACCGGGTGGCCGTCATGTACGTGGGCAAGATCGTGGAAGTGGCCGGGACAGAAGCCCTGTTCGAACGCCCGAAACATCCCTACACCGAGGCCCTGCTCTCGGCCGTGCCCAAGCCCGATCCCCGGCTGCGAGCCCAACGGGTGATCCTCCAGGGCGAAGTGGCCGATCCCGCCAACCCACCCTCCGGCTGCTACTTCCACCCCCGCTGCCCCTACGCGGTGGAACGCTGCAAGGTGGAATCGCCCCGGCTGGAAGAAGTGGAGCCGGGCCACTGGGTGAGCTGCCACCGCTCCCAGGAATTGACATTGACGGGCATTCGGGCGTAA
- a CDS encoding ABC transporter permease: protein MLDYIIRRFLAGILTIWAASVISFVVIQLPPGDYVTAYIANLQATGTVLSAEEAQALRIQYGLDQPIYVQYLKWMGLMMRGNFGMAMEYNRPVREVIGDRMTTTVVVSVAAIIFIWVLALPIGIYSAVNQYSIGDYIFTFIGFIGIAVPNFMLALLVLYVSFKYFNVQNIGGLFSPEYLQAPWSWAKVWDMIKHLPLPAIILGLAGMAEVVRIMRANLLDELRKPYVVTAQAKGLSRTRVILKYPVRAALNPFASTIGYLFPFVVSGSIIVSLVLSLPTVGPLLFKALIAQDLFLAGTILLLLSVLTVVGTFVSDLILMWIDPRIRHGMEGHS from the coding sequence ATGCTCGACTACATCATTCGCCGCTTTCTGGCAGGGATTTTGACCATCTGGGCGGCCTCTGTCATCTCCTTCGTGGTCATCCAGCTCCCCCCGGGCGATTACGTCACCGCCTACATCGCCAACCTCCAGGCCACCGGCACGGTGCTCTCCGCGGAGGAAGCCCAGGCCCTGCGCATCCAGTATGGCCTGGACCAGCCCATCTACGTCCAGTATCTGAAGTGGATGGGCCTGATGATGCGGGGCAACTTTGGCATGGCCATGGAGTACAACCGCCCGGTGCGGGAGGTGATCGGCGACCGCATGACCACTACGGTGGTGGTGTCGGTGGCGGCCATCATCTTCATCTGGGTCCTGGCCTTGCCCATCGGCATCTATTCGGCGGTGAACCAATATTCCATTGGCGACTACATCTTCACCTTTATCGGCTTCATCGGCATTGCGGTGCCCAACTTCATGTTGGCCCTGCTGGTGCTCTATGTGAGCTTCAAATATTTCAACGTCCAAAACATTGGCGGCCTCTTCTCGCCGGAATACCTCCAGGCCCCCTGGAGCTGGGCCAAGGTGTGGGACATGATCAAACACCTGCCCCTGCCGGCCATCATCCTGGGGCTGGCGGGCATGGCCGAGGTGGTCCGCATCATGCGGGCCAACCTGCTGGACGAATTGCGCAAGCCCTACGTGGTGACGGCCCAGGCCAAGGGCCTCTCCCGCACCCGGGTCATCCTCAAATACCCGGTACGGGCCGCCCTCAACCCCTTTGCCAGCACGATAGGCTATCTCTTCCCCTTCGTCGTCTCGGGCAGCATCATCGTCTCCCTGGTGCTGAGCCTGCCCACGGTGGGTCCCCTGCTCTTCAAGGCCCTCATCGCCCAGGATCTCTTCCTGGCGGGCACCATCTTGCTGCTGCTTTCGGTGCTGACGGTGGTGGGGACCTTCGTGTCGGATCTCATCCTGATGTGGATTGACCCGCGCATCCGTCATGGCATGGAGGGACACTCCTGA
- a CDS encoding HpcH/HpaI aldolase family protein translates to MKVNTAKEIMRQGKPAFGFSLGLGSPLNAELLSHTGIDFLLLDRQHGSWGDDATIAALAAMAAGPAIPMARVARNDYTLIGRLLDEGVMGIVVPMVNTPEEAKAAAEACRFPPIGNRSWGWGRARAYGADYPTWIDEQLFVAVQIETVQAVENAEAIMATPGIDGCWLGPSDLSLSLGFPPSQMDQREEHARALEKVVQACRNTGKIPGIAGRSVEDAVRRARQGFQFITAGSDAGFLLAGAASSLETLRGATAG, encoded by the coding sequence ATGAAAGTAAATACCGCCAAAGAGATCATGCGCCAGGGCAAGCCGGCCTTCGGCTTCTCCCTGGGCCTGGGTTCACCCCTCAACGCGGAGCTGCTCAGCCACACTGGCATCGACTTCCTGCTGTTGGACCGCCAGCACGGCTCCTGGGGTGACGATGCCACCATCGCAGCCCTGGCAGCCATGGCCGCCGGCCCGGCCATCCCCATGGCCCGGGTCGCCCGTAACGACTACACCCTGATCGGGCGCCTGCTGGATGAAGGGGTCATGGGCATCGTGGTGCCCATGGTCAACACGCCGGAGGAAGCCAAAGCCGCGGCCGAAGCCTGCCGCTTCCCCCCCATCGGCAACCGCTCCTGGGGCTGGGGGCGGGCCCGGGCCTACGGCGCCGACTACCCCACCTGGATCGACGAGCAGCTCTTCGTGGCCGTCCAGATCGAAACGGTCCAGGCCGTGGAGAACGCGGAGGCCATCATGGCCACGCCCGGCATCGACGGCTGCTGGCTGGGCCCGTCCGACCTCTCCCTCTCCCTGGGCTTCCCCCCCAGCCAGATGGACCAGCGGGAGGAGCATGCCCGGGCCCTGGAAAAGGTGGTGCAGGCCTGCCGCAACACGGGCAAGATCCCCGGCATCGCCGGCCGCTCGGTGGAGGATGCCGTCCGGCGGGCCCGGCAGGGCTTCCAGTTCATCACCGCAGGCAGCGATGCCGGCTTCCTGCTGGCCGGCGCCGCCAGCAGCCTGGAGACCCTGCGCGGCGCCACCGCTGGATGA
- a CDS encoding glycoside hydrolase family 127 protein: protein MNAHTPVRYQLQPVPFTAVTLEDDFWRPRLETNRTVTIPYDFQKCEETGRIANFAKAAGLLEGDHEGIYYNDSDVFKIVEGAAYSLSLHPDPALDRYLDDLIQLFAAAQEPDGYLYTVRTIAERTGRLDRLRPDREGLTRWSNLRVNHELYNVGHLYEAAVAHFRATGKRTLLDVALKNADLIDRVFGPDKRRDVPGHQEIEIGLVKLYQVTGDPRYLRLAQFFLDERGHAHGRELYMLHDDPGYMQDHLPVTQQRTAVGHAVRAGYMYCGMADVATLTDNQAYIQALDAIWENVVNRKLYLTGGIGARHKGEAFGEDYELPNDTAYAETCAAIANIFWNQRMFLLHGDARYVDVLERTLYNGFLAGVSLGGDHFFYVNPLAFDGSFPFNRHSIGRQPWFDCSCCPSNVVRFLPSLPGYVYAQAEDRLYVNLFVAGRATVALPGAGGDVQVMVEQETRYPWDGQIRLRVRPERPAPFALHIRIPGWARNRPVPGDLYRYLDRPEGQVELAVNGQPQALTMEKGFAVLRRTWQPGDVVALHLPMAVRRVASHPQVVHNRGRVALERGPLVYCVEAVDHGGRVHDLVLPDGVSLQPQRRPDLLGGITVLAGQLGDRTLTAIPYYAWAHRELGEMAVWLPRNE, encoded by the coding sequence ATGAACGCCCACACCCCTGTCCGCTACCAGTTGCAGCCGGTGCCCTTTACGGCCGTCACCCTGGAGGATGACTTCTGGCGTCCCCGGCTGGAGACCAACCGCACGGTCACCATCCCGTACGACTTCCAGAAGTGCGAAGAGACCGGCCGCATCGCCAACTTCGCCAAAGCCGCCGGCCTCCTGGAAGGTGACCACGAAGGAATCTATTACAACGATTCCGACGTTTTTAAAATCGTGGAGGGCGCGGCCTATTCCCTGAGCCTGCACCCGGATCCGGCCCTGGACCGCTATCTGGACGACCTGATCCAGCTCTTCGCCGCCGCCCAGGAGCCCGACGGCTACCTGTACACCGTTCGCACCATCGCCGAACGGACCGGCCGGCTGGATCGGCTGCGCCCGGACCGGGAGGGGCTGACCCGCTGGTCCAACCTGCGGGTCAACCACGAGCTCTACAATGTGGGCCACCTCTACGAGGCCGCAGTGGCCCATTTCCGGGCCACCGGAAAGCGCACCCTGCTGGACGTGGCCCTGAAGAACGCCGATCTCATCGACCGGGTCTTCGGGCCGGACAAACGGCGGGATGTGCCAGGCCACCAGGAGATCGAGATTGGGCTGGTCAAGCTCTACCAGGTGACGGGTGATCCGCGCTACCTGCGCCTGGCCCAGTTCTTCCTGGACGAGCGGGGTCACGCCCACGGCCGGGAGCTGTACATGCTCCACGACGACCCAGGCTACATGCAGGATCATCTGCCCGTCACCCAGCAGCGCACCGCGGTCGGCCATGCGGTGCGGGCCGGCTACATGTACTGTGGCATGGCCGACGTGGCCACGTTGACGGACAACCAGGCGTACATCCAGGCCCTGGACGCCATCTGGGAGAATGTGGTCAACCGCAAGCTCTACCTGACGGGCGGCATCGGCGCCCGCCACAAGGGGGAAGCCTTCGGCGAGGACTACGAACTGCCCAACGACACGGCCTACGCCGAGACCTGCGCAGCCATCGCCAACATTTTCTGGAACCAGCGCATGTTCCTGCTCCATGGAGACGCCCGCTATGTGGACGTGCTGGAGCGGACCCTCTACAACGGCTTCCTGGCCGGCGTCTCCCTGGGCGGGGATCACTTCTTCTACGTGAATCCCCTGGCCTTCGACGGCAGCTTTCCCTTCAACCGCCACAGCATCGGCCGACAACCCTGGTTTGACTGCTCCTGTTGCCCCTCCAACGTGGTGCGCTTCCTGCCGTCCCTGCCCGGCTATGTCTACGCGCAGGCGGAAGATCGGCTCTACGTCAACCTCTTCGTGGCCGGACGAGCCACTGTGGCCCTTCCAGGAGCGGGCGGCGACGTCCAGGTGATGGTCGAGCAGGAGACCCGTTACCCCTGGGATGGGCAGATACGCCTGAGAGTACGGCCGGAGCGTCCGGCTCCCTTTGCCCTGCACATCCGCATCCCCGGCTGGGCGCGAAACCGGCCGGTGCCCGGCGACCTCTACCGCTACCTGGATCGGCCTGAGGGGCAGGTGGAGCTGGCAGTCAACGGCCAGCCGCAAGCCCTCACCATGGAAAAGGGGTTTGCGGTGCTGCGGCGCACCTGGCAGCCGGGCGACGTGGTGGCGCTCCACCTGCCCATGGCGGTGCGCCGGGTGGCCAGCCATCCCCAGGTGGTCCACAACCGGGGTCGGGTGGCCCTGGAACGGGGGCCGCTGGTCTACTGCGTGGAGGCAGTGGACCATGGCGGCCGGGTCCACGACCTGGTGCTGCCCGACGGGGTATCGCTGCAACCGCAGCGCCGGCCCGACCTGCTGGGCGGCATCACCGTGCTGGCTGGCCAGCTCGGCGACCGGACGCTGACCGCCATCCCCTACTACGCCTGGGCCCACCGGGAGCTGGGGGAGATGGCCGTCTGGCTGCCCCGGAACGAGTAG
- a CDS encoding Gfo/Idh/MocA family protein gives MKTIRWGIIGCGDVTEVKSGPGFQKARNSALVAVMRRNGDLARDYAQRHNVPKWYDDAEALIRDPDVDAVYIATPPYAHKQYTLMAAAAGKPVYVEKPMAMNYQECQEMIQACEEAGVPLWVAYYRRMLPRFLKIKTLLEEGAIGEPRFVTVTLTRPVGLQFRNPGAQGAEMPWRVDPAIAGGGLFVDLGSHILDYLDYFLGPVTQACGHAANQAGHYPAEDVVTGSFVFQSGVHGVGVWNFASYTAVDQTEIVGSKGKLTFSSFGTEPVRLTTEKGTSEFDIETPRHVQQPLIQTIVDELNGQGKCPSTGVSAARTNWVMDQLLRDYYRKG, from the coding sequence ATGAAGACCATCCGCTGGGGCATCATCGGCTGCGGCGATGTCACCGAGGTGAAGAGCGGGCCTGGCTTCCAGAAGGCCAGAAACTCCGCCCTGGTCGCCGTGATGCGCCGCAACGGGGATCTGGCCAGGGACTACGCGCAGCGGCACAACGTGCCCAAGTGGTACGACGACGCCGAAGCCCTGATCCGCGACCCCGACGTGGACGCGGTCTACATCGCCACGCCACCCTATGCCCACAAGCAGTACACCCTGATGGCGGCGGCCGCGGGCAAACCCGTCTACGTGGAAAAGCCCATGGCCATGAACTACCAGGAATGCCAGGAGATGATCCAGGCATGTGAGGAAGCAGGCGTGCCCCTCTGGGTGGCCTACTACCGCCGGATGTTGCCCCGCTTCCTCAAAATCAAGACCCTCCTGGAAGAGGGCGCCATCGGCGAACCCCGCTTCGTCACCGTCACCCTGACCCGCCCGGTCGGCCTCCAATTTCGCAATCCAGGCGCCCAGGGCGCGGAGATGCCCTGGCGGGTGGACCCGGCCATCGCCGGCGGCGGCCTCTTCGTGGACCTGGGCTCCCACATCCTGGACTACCTGGACTACTTTCTGGGGCCCGTCACCCAGGCCTGTGGCCATGCCGCCAACCAGGCCGGCCACTATCCCGCCGAGGACGTGGTCACCGGCAGCTTTGTCTTCCAGTCGGGTGTCCACGGGGTGGGCGTGTGGAACTTTGCCAGCTACACCGCAGTGGACCAGACGGAGATCGTGGGGTCGAAGGGCAAGCTCACCTTTTCCTCCTTTGGGACCGAGCCGGTGCGGCTGACCACGGAAAAAGGGACCAGCGAGTTTGACATCGAGACCCCGCGCCACGTCCAGCAGCCCCTGATCCAGACCATCGTGGATGAGCTCAACGGCCAGGGGAAATGCCCCAGCACCGGCGTCAGCGCGGCACGCACCAACTGGGTGATGGATCAGCTCCTGCGGGACTACTACCGGAAGGGGTAA
- a CDS encoding ABC transporter substrate-binding protein — protein MTKWTRPGWLPLLSLLLVFSLLLAACGGGGSAPPPAEEAAPAAEEAAPAPTAAEAESAAEAPAEEAPLGATLIGEIEGPEIVTDPAAYPTSFNEAPMLAEMVAAGELPPVEERLPVQSDLLVIQPVHEIGKYGGTWRRGFTGPADGQNGHRVAGGDRLLFWDADEFPKLVPNVAKGWEISEDGTEITLFLRQGLKWSDGQPLTTADYMFWFEHMYQNEELVPVRSPFFNIDEGATMEAVDDYTLKFTFPFANSLFLEVLASSVNVFGGHAIFGNTGMGGVAPAHYMQQFHPDFVDQEELDALVAQEGFDNWVNLFKDKNTWQRNPDLPVITPWKTENPITTDNWVLVRNPYYFGVDTEGNQLPYIDRISMTLAENLEVLNLRAIAGEYDYQARHVALANLPVLLENAATGNYRVYLDPAQHGADAGLQINQSYEADPEIGKWLRNVDFRRALSLGIDRDAINEVIFLGIGTPGSAVVAESSPFNPGPEYRTLWATYDPDKANEMLDAIGLDQKDAEGYRLRTDNGERLVLEVNPIPAFIQFTAVAEMVKEDWAEIGIFLNVVEQERGLVEQRRAANELQMFLWQNDGTDELYLYPYHALPVANNSGTGPAYGNWYSSGGTQGIEPPPDSSVRKVLDMFSQGLKATPEERIAIGQEIWKIITDEVWTIGIVGQSGAFMGVRVVKNNMGNIPSRQFNIQAGQTPNISRPATFYFTDAGQ, from the coding sequence ATGACGAAGTGGACGAGACCCGGGTGGCTCCCCCTGCTGAGCCTGCTGCTGGTCTTCAGCCTGCTGCTGGCCGCCTGTGGCGGTGGAGGCAGCGCACCACCGCCGGCGGAAGAGGCAGCCCCAGCGGCCGAGGAAGCCGCCCCCGCGCCCACAGCCGCCGAGGCCGAAAGCGCGGCAGAGGCACCTGCCGAGGAGGCCCCCCTGGGCGCCACCCTGATCGGCGAGATCGAGGGGCCGGAAATCGTCACCGACCCCGCCGCCTATCCCACCTCGTTCAACGAAGCACCCATGTTGGCCGAAATGGTGGCGGCCGGTGAATTGCCGCCGGTGGAAGAGCGGCTGCCGGTCCAGAGCGACCTCCTGGTCATCCAGCCGGTGCACGAGATCGGCAAATACGGCGGCACCTGGCGCCGGGGCTTCACCGGGCCGGCCGACGGCCAGAACGGCCACCGGGTAGCCGGCGGCGACCGCCTGCTCTTCTGGGATGCGGACGAATTTCCGAAGCTGGTGCCCAACGTGGCCAAGGGCTGGGAGATCAGCGAAGATGGCACCGAGATCACCCTCTTCCTGCGCCAGGGGCTCAAGTGGTCCGACGGCCAGCCCCTGACCACGGCGGACTACATGTTCTGGTTTGAGCACATGTACCAGAACGAAGAGCTGGTCCCCGTGCGCTCGCCCTTCTTCAACATCGACGAAGGCGCCACCATGGAAGCCGTGGACGACTACACCCTGAAGTTCACCTTCCCCTTCGCCAACAGCCTCTTCCTGGAGGTGCTGGCCAGCTCGGTGAACGTCTTCGGCGGCCATGCCATCTTTGGCAACACGGGCATGGGCGGCGTCGCCCCGGCCCACTACATGCAGCAGTTCCACCCGGATTTTGTGGACCAGGAGGAGCTGGATGCCCTGGTGGCCCAGGAAGGTTTCGACAACTGGGTCAACCTCTTCAAGGACAAGAACACCTGGCAGCGCAACCCCGACCTGCCGGTCATCACCCCGTGGAAGACCGAAAACCCCATCACCACCGACAACTGGGTGCTGGTGCGCAACCCGTACTACTTCGGCGTGGACACGGAAGGCAATCAACTTCCCTACATCGACCGCATCTCCATGACCCTGGCGGAGAACCTGGAGGTGCTCAACCTGCGGGCCATCGCCGGCGAGTATGACTACCAGGCCCGCCACGTGGCCCTGGCCAACCTGCCCGTCCTGCTGGAGAACGCGGCCACGGGCAACTACCGGGTCTACCTGGACCCGGCCCAACACGGCGCGGACGCCGGCCTGCAGATCAACCAGAGCTACGAGGCGGACCCCGAGATCGGCAAGTGGCTGCGCAATGTGGACTTCCGCCGGGCCCTGTCCCTGGGCATCGACCGGGACGCCATCAACGAGGTGATCTTCCTGGGCATCGGCACGCCGGGCTCCGCAGTGGTGGCGGAAAGCTCCCCCTTCAACCCCGGCCCCGAGTACCGCACGCTCTGGGCTACCTATGATCCGGACAAGGCCAATGAAATGCTGGATGCCATCGGCCTGGACCAGAAGGACGCGGAGGGCTACCGGCTGCGCACCGACAACGGCGAGCGACTGGTGCTGGAGGTGAATCCCATCCCCGCCTTCATCCAGTTCACGGCCGTGGCCGAGATGGTCAAGGAGGACTGGGCGGAGATCGGCATCTTCCTCAACGTGGTGGAGCAGGAACGTGGACTGGTGGAACAGCGGCGGGCCGCCAACGAGCTGCAGATGTTCCTGTGGCAGAACGACGGCACCGATGAGCTCTACCTCTACCCCTACCACGCCCTGCCCGTGGCCAACAACTCCGGCACCGGCCCGGCCTACGGCAACTGGTACTCCTCTGGCGGCACCCAGGGAATCGAGCCCCCACCGGACAGCTCCGTGCGCAAGGTGCTGGACATGTTCTCCCAGGGCCTGAAGGCTACCCCGGAGGAACGGATCGCCATCGGCCAGGAGATCTGGAAGATCATCACCGACGAAGTCTGGACCATCGGCATCGTCGGACAGTCCGGTGCGTTCATGGGCGTGCGGGTGGTGAAGAACAACATGGGCAACATCCCCTCTCGCCAGTTCAACATCCAGGCAGGCCAGACGCCCAACATCAGCCGGCCGGCCACCTTCTACTTCACCGACGCCGGCCAGTAA
- a CDS encoding ABC transporter permease — protein sequence MAPAPRQQEVDAAQRIYVATQWQLMWWRFRKHKLAMVAAVVLILFYLVVIFADFLAYADPHKSEAQRSLLPPQPIHWFDDGRFRPHVFGLTGKRDPVTFKRVYQPDPNRKVYLKLFAEGYEYKLFGFIPTNRHLIGVEGATAEESIFLLGTDLQGRDLFSRLMIATRLSMVIGLAGVALSLFLGILLGGLSGLYGGAVDNAIQRLIEIVRSIPTIPLWMALAAAVPSEWPITRVYFIITLILGIIGWTTLARVVRGRFLSLRTEDFVTAAELAGAGQLRIIFRHMVPSFLSHIIAATTLALPAMIIAETSLSFLGLGLRPPAISWGVLLQQAQNVQAVAISPWLLYPAIPVIVSVLAFNFLGDGLRDAADPYG from the coding sequence ATGGCGCCTGCCCCGCGCCAGCAGGAAGTGGACGCGGCCCAACGGATCTACGTGGCCACCCAGTGGCAGCTCATGTGGTGGCGCTTTCGCAAACACAAGCTGGCCATGGTGGCAGCCGTGGTCCTGATCCTCTTCTACCTGGTGGTCATCTTCGCCGACTTTCTGGCCTATGCCGACCCCCACAAGTCGGAAGCCCAGCGCTCCCTGCTGCCGCCCCAGCCCATCCACTGGTTCGACGACGGACGCTTCCGCCCCCACGTCTTCGGCCTCACCGGCAAGCGGGATCCGGTGACCTTCAAACGGGTCTACCAGCCGGACCCCAACCGCAAGGTGTACCTGAAACTCTTCGCCGAAGGGTACGAGTACAAGCTGTTCGGCTTCATTCCCACCAACCGCCACCTGATCGGCGTGGAAGGGGCCACTGCGGAGGAGAGCATCTTCCTGCTGGGCACCGATCTGCAGGGGCGGGATCTCTTCTCCCGGCTCATGATTGCCACCCGCCTGTCCATGGTCATCGGCCTGGCAGGTGTGGCCCTGAGCCTCTTCCTGGGCATCCTGCTGGGCGGCCTCTCCGGCCTCTACGGCGGCGCGGTGGACAACGCCATCCAGCGGCTGATCGAAATCGTGCGCTCCATCCCCACCATCCCCCTCTGGATGGCCCTGGCCGCGGCCGTGCCGTCGGAGTGGCCCATCACCCGGGTCTACTTCATCATCACCCTGATCCTGGGTATCATCGGCTGGACCACCCTGGCCCGGGTGGTGCGGGGGCGGTTCCTCTCCCTGCGCACCGAGGATTTTGTCACCGCGGCCGAGCTGGCCGGCGCAGGCCAGTTGCGCATCATCTTCCGGCACATGGTGCCCTCCTTCCTCAGCCACATCATCGCCGCCACCACCCTGGCCCTGCCGGCCATGATCATCGCGGAGACCTCCCTGAGCTTCCTGGGGCTGGGGCTGCGCCCGCCGGCCATCAGTTGGGGCGTCCTCCTGCAGCAGGCCCAGAACGTCCAGGCCGTGGCCATCTCCCCCTGGCTGCTTTACCCGGCCATCCCGGTGATCGTCTCCGTGCTGGCCTTCAACTTCCTGGGAGACGGGCTGCGGGACGCGGCGGACCCCTACGGATAG
- a CDS encoding ABC transporter ATP-binding protein has translation MSESGLPILSVENLHTYFFQDEGTVRAVEGASFDLYPGQTLGIVGESGCGKSVTARSILRIVEPPGRIVHGHIWLRRQANNGHGQTIDLTTLDEDSREMRSIRGGEIALIFQEPMTSFSAFHTVGNQIIEAIRLHQPLSKKAAREKAIELLRQVGIPRPERRIDEYSFQLSGGLRQRVMIAMALSSDPRILIADEPTTALDVTTQAQILDLLRQLQEEKGLAIILITHDMGVIAEMADTVAVMYLGQVVEQGPVEQIFHAPQHPYTRALLRSIPSILAKPRTKLATIAGSIPHPYDRPLGCPFHPRCPDFMPGTCDRFEPRLQPTGPDQQVSCFLYHQPEPLP, from the coding sequence ATGAGTGAATCCGGCCTTCCCATTCTGTCTGTCGAAAACCTGCACACCTATTTCTTTCAAGATGAAGGAACCGTCCGGGCGGTGGAAGGGGCCAGCTTTGACCTCTACCCCGGCCAGACCCTGGGCATCGTGGGGGAGAGCGGCTGTGGCAAAAGCGTCACCGCCCGCTCCATCCTGCGTATCGTGGAGCCACCGGGCCGCATTGTCCACGGCCACATCTGGCTGCGCCGGCAGGCCAACAACGGCCATGGCCAGACCATCGACCTGACCACCCTGGACGAGGACAGCCGGGAGATGCGTTCCATCCGCGGGGGCGAGATCGCGCTCATCTTCCAGGAGCCCATGACCTCCTTCAGCGCCTTTCACACCGTGGGCAACCAGATCATCGAGGCCATCCGCCTTCACCAGCCCCTGAGCAAAAAGGCCGCCCGAGAGAAGGCCATCGAGCTGTTGCGCCAGGTGGGCATTCCCCGGCCGGAACGGCGCATTGACGAATACTCCTTCCAGCTCAGCGGCGGCCTGCGGCAGCGGGTCATGATCGCCATGGCCCTCTCCAGCGATCCCCGCATCCTCATCGCAGACGAGCCCACCACGGCGCTGGATGTGACCACCCAGGCCCAGATCCTGGACCTGCTGCGCCAGCTCCAGGAAGAGAAGGGCCTGGCCATCATCCTCATCACCCACGACATGGGAGTCATCGCCGAGATGGCGGATACGGTGGCCGTCATGTACCTGGGCCAGGTGGTCGAGCAGGGGCCGGTGGAGCAAATTTTCCACGCGCCCCAACATCCGTACACCCGGGCGCTGCTGCGCTCCATCCCCAGCATCCTGGCCAAGCCCCGCACCAAGCTGGCCACCATCGCCGGCTCCATCCCCCACCCGTACGACCGGCCCCTGGGCTGCCCCTTCCATCCCCGCTGCCCGGACTTCATGCCCGGCACATGCGACCGCTTTGAGCCGCGGTTGCAGCCCACAGGGCCCGATCAGCAGGTGAGTTGCTTCCTCTACCACCAGCCGGAACCGCTGCCATGA